A window of Thunnus thynnus chromosome 17, fThuThy2.1, whole genome shotgun sequence contains these coding sequences:
- the LOC137201015 gene encoding myosin heavy chain, fast skeletal muscle-like → MGDAEMESYGKASIYLRKPERERLEAQTAPFDAKTAYFVAEPEEMYLKGKLIKREGGMVTVETLEGGKTLTVKEEDIHPMNPPKFDKIEDMAMMTHLNEPAVLYNLKERFASWMIYTYSGLFCVVVNPYKWLPVYDAEVVVAYRGKKRVEAPPHIFSISDNAYQFMLTDRENQSILITGESGAGKTVNTKRVIQYFATIAVAGAKKAEAQAGKMQGSLEDQIIAANPLLEAYGNAKTVRNDNSSRFGKFIRIHFGTTGKLASADIETYLLEKSRVTFQLSAERSYHIFYQLMTGHKPELLEALLITTNPYDYHMISQGEVTVKSIDDIEEFIATDTAIDILGFTAEEKLGIYKLTGAAMHHGNMHFKQKQREEQAEPDGTEEADKIAYLLGLNSADMLKALCYPRVKVGNEMVTKGQTVPQVNNSVMALCKSIYEKMFLWMVIRINEMLDTKQPRQFFIGVLDIAGFEIFDFNSFEQLCINFTNEKLQQFFNHHMFVLEQEEYKKEGIEWEFIDFGMDLAACIELIEKPMGIFSILEEECMFPKASDTTFKNKLHDQHLGKTKAFGKPKPAKGKAEAHFSLAHYAGVVDYNISGWLDKNKDPLNDSVVQLYQKSSNKLLGLLYAAHASADDSGGGHKKKKKGGSFQTVSALFRENLGKLMTNLRSTHPHFVRCLIPNETKTPGLMENFLVIHQLRCNGVLEGIRICRKGFPSRILYADFKQRYKVLNASVIPEGQFIDNKKASEKLLGSIDVDHTQYRFGHTKVFFKAGLLGTLEEMRDDKLATLVTMTQALCRGFVMRLEFVKMMERREAIFSIQYNIRSFMNVKNWPWMNLYFKIKPLLKSAETEKELMNMKENYEKMKTDLATALAKKKELEEKMVSLLQEKNDLQLQVASETENLSDAEERCEGLIKSKIQLEAKLKDTTERLEDEEEINAELTGKKRKLEDECSELKKDIDDLELTLAKVEKEKHATENKVKNLTEEMATQDESIAKLTKEKKALQEAHQQTLDDLQAEEDKVNTLTKAKTKLEQQVDDLEGSLEQEKKLRMDLERAKRKLEGDLKLAQESIMDLENDKQQSEEKIKKQEFETSQLLSKIEDEQSLSAQLQKKIKELQARIEELEEEIEAERAARAKVEKQRADLSRELEEISERLEEAGGATAAQIEMNKKREAEFQKLRRDLEESTLQHEATSASLRKKQADSVAELGEQIDNLQRVKQKLEKEKSEYKMEIDDLSSNMEAVAKSKGNLEKMCRTIEDQLSELKAKNDEHVRQLNDLNGQRARLQTENGEFSRQIEEKDALVSQLTRGKQAYTQQIEELKRHIEEEIKAKNALAHAVQSARHDCDLLREQYEEEQEAKGELQRGMSKANSEVAQWRTKYETDAIQRTEELEEAKKKLAQRLQDAEESIEAVNSKCASLEKTKQRLQGEVEDLMIDVERANSLAANLDKKQRNFDKVLADWKQKYEEGQSELEGAQKEARSLSTELFKMKNSYEEALDHLETMKRENKNLQQEISDLTEQIGETGKSIHELEKAKKHVETEKTEIQTALEEAEGTLEHEEAKILRVQLELNQIKSEVDRKLAEKDEEMEQIKRNSQRVIDSMQSTLDAEVRSRNDALRIKKKMEGDLNEMEIQLSHANRQATESQKQLRNVQGQLKDAQLHLDDAVRGHEDMKEQVAMVERRNGLMLAEIEELRAALEQTERGRKVAEQELVDASERVGLLHSQNTSLINTKKKLEADLVHIQGEVDDSIQEARNAEDKAKKAITDAAMMAEELKKEQDTSAHLERMKKNLEVSVKDLQHRLDEAEALAMKGGKKQLQKLESRVRELESEVDAESRRGADAIKGVRKYERRVKELTYQTEEDKKNVHRLQDLVDKLQLKVKSYKRQAEEAEEQANTHLSRYRKVQHEMEEAQERADIAESQVNKLRAKSRDHHHGKGEHAE, encoded by the exons ATGGGAGACGCAGAGATGGAATCATATGGCAAGGCTTCCATATACCTCCGCAagccagagagggagagacttgAGGCTCAGACCGCTCCGTTTGATGCCAAAACGGCATACTTTGTGGCTGAGCCTGAAGAGATGTACCTCAAGGGTAAACTCATCAAACGAGAGGGTGGAATGGTCACTGTTGAAACCCTTGAAGGGGGGAAG ACTCTCACTGTAAAGGAGGAAGACATCCATCCCATGAACCCTCCAAAGTTTGATAAAATTGAGGACATGGCCATGATGACCCACCTCAACGAGCCTGCTGTGTTGTATAACCTCAAAGAGCGTTTTGCATCATGGATGATCTAC ACCTACTCCGGCCTCTTCTGTGTCGTCGTGAACCCCTACAAGTGGCTTCCTGTGTACGATGCCGAGGTTGTGGTAGCATACAGAGGCAAGAAGAGGGTTGAGGCACCACCCCacatcttctccatctctgacaATGCCTATCAGTTCATGCTCACTG aTCGTGAGAACCAGTCTATCCTTATTAC TGGAGAATCCGGTGCAGGAAAGACTGTCAACACCAAGCGTGTCATCCAGTATTTTGCAACAATTGCAGTGGCTGGAGCTAAGAAGGCAGAGGCACAAGCTGGCAAGATGCAG GGTTCACTGGAAGATCAAATCATTGCAGCCAACCCTCTGCTGGAGGCCTATGGTAACGCCAAGACTGTGAGGAATGACAACTCTTCTCGTTTT GGTAAATTCATCAGAATTCACTTCGGAACCACTGGCAAACTGGCCTCAGCTGATATTGAAACAT ATCTGCTGGAGAAGTCCCGTGTCACCTTCCAGTTGTCTGCTGAGAGGAGCTACCATATCTTCTATCAGCTGATGACCGGCCACAAGCCTGAGCTCCTGG AGGCTCTTCTGATCACCACCAACCCCTATGATTACCATATGATCAGTCAGGGTGAAGTGACTGTCAAGAGCATCGATGATATAGAAGAGTTCATTGCAACAGAT ACTGCTATTGACATCTTGGGCTTCACTGCTGAGGAGAAGTTGGGTATCTACAAGCTGACTGGTGCTGCGATGCATCATGGTAACATGCATTTCAAGCAGAAGCAGCGTGAGGAGCAGGCTGAACCTGATGGCACTGAGG aGGCTGATAAAATCGCCTACCTCTTGGGCCTGAACTCAGCTGATATGCTGAAAGCTCTGTGCTACCCCAGAGTCAAGGTCGGAAATGAGATGGTGACAAAAGGCCAAACCGTGCCACAG GTCAACAATTCTGTCATGGCTCTGTGCAAGTCTAtctatgagaaaatgttctTGTGGATGGTCATCCGTATCAATGAGATGCTGGACACAAAGCAGCCAAGACAGTTCTTCATCGGAGTGTTGGATATCGCCGGATTTGAGATCTTCGAT TTCAACAGCTTTGAGCAACTCTGCATCAACTTCACAAATGAGAAACTGCAACAGTTCTTCAACCACCACATGTTTGTCCTGGAGCAAGAGGAGTACAAGAAAGAAGGAATTGAATGGGAGTTCATTGACTTCGGTATGGACTTGGCTGCCTGCATTGAGCTTATTGAGAAG CCAATGGGCATCTTCTCCATCCTTGAGGAGGAGTGCATGTTCCCCAAGGCCTCTGACACAACTTTCAAGAACAAGCTGCATGATCAGCATCTTGGCAAGACCAAGGCTTTTGGGAAGCCAAAACCTGCAAAGGGCAAGGCTGAGGCTCACTTCTCCCTGGCTCACTATGCTGGTGTAGTGGACTACAATATCTCTGGCTGGTTGGACAAGAACAAGGACCCCCTGAACGACTCAGTTGTCCAGCTCTACCAGAAGTCCTCAAACAAACTGCTTGGTCTTCTGTATGCAGCCCATGCCTCAGCTGATG ATTCTGGTGGCGgccacaagaagaaaaagaagggtGGTTCCTTCCAGACTGTGTCTGCTCTTTTCAGA GAGAACTTGGGCAAGCTGATGACCAACTTGAGGAGCACTCACCCTCATTTTGTCCGTTGCCTGATTCCCAATGAAACAAAGACCCCAG GTCTTATGGAGAACTTCTTGGTCATCCATCAGCTGAGGTGTAACGGTGTGCTGGAAGGCATCAGAATCTGCAGAAAGGGCTTCCCCAGCAGAATCCTCTACGCTGACTTCAAGCAGAG ATACAAAGTATTGAATGCCAGTGTCATCCCTGAGGGACAGTTCATTGACAACAAGAAAGCTTCAGAGAAGCTGCTAGGCTCCATTGATGTTGACCACACTCAGTATAGGTTTGGGCACACTAAG GTGTTCTTCAAAGCTGGTCTGCTGGGTACgctggaggagatgagagatgaCAAACTGGCTACGCTGGTGACCATGACTCAGGCTCTCTGCAGAGGATTCGTCATGAGGCTGGAGTTTGTTAAGATGATGGAGAGGAG AGAGGCTATCTTCTCCATCCAGTACAATATCCGTTCATTCATGAATGTCAAAAACTGGCCATGGATGAATCTGTACTTCAAGATCAAGCCACTTCTGAAGAGTGCTGAGACTGAAAAGGAGCTGATGAACATGAAGGAGAActatgaaaagatgaaaacagaCCTGGCTACTGCTCTGGCCAAGAAGAAGGAACTGGAGGAGAAAATGGTTTCTCTGCTGCAGGAAAAGAATGACCTGCAACTGCAAGTAGCTTCT GAAACTGAGAACCTCTCAGATGCTGAGGAAAGGTGTGAAGGTCTGATTAAGAGCAAGATCCAACTCGAGGCCAAACTCAAAGACACGACTGAGAGActggaagatgaagaggaaatcaACGCTGAGCTGACTGGCAAGAAGAGGAAGCTGGAGGATGAATGCTCTGAGCTGAAGAAAGATATTGATGACTTGGAGCTCACCTTGGCTAAAGTGGAGAAGGAGAAACATGCAACTGAAAACAAG GTGAAAAACCTGACAGAGGAGATGGCAACTCAAGATGAGTCTATTGCCAAGTTGACCAAGGAGAAGAAAGCCCTCCAAGAGGCTCACCAGCAAACACTGGATGATCTCCAGGCAGAGGAAGACAAAGTCAACACTCTGACCAAGGCCAAGACAAAGCTGGAACAGCAAGTGGACGAT CTTGAGGGATCACTGGAGCAAGAGAAGAAGCTCCGTATGGACCTTGAGAGAGCCAAGAGGAAGCTTGAGGGAGATCTGAAACTGGCCCAGGAATCCATAATGGATCTGGAGAATGACAAGCAGCAATCTGAGGAGAAAATCAAGAAgcaa GAGTTTGAGACCAGCCAGCTGCTCAGCAAGATTGAGGATGAACAGTCTCTTAGTGCACAGCTTCAGAAGAAGATAAAGGAACTCCAG GCTCGTATTGAGGAGCTGGAAGAAGAAATCGAGGCTGAGCGGGCTGCTCGGGCTAAGGTGGAGAAGCAGAGGGCTGACCTCTCCAGGGAACTTGAGGAGATCAGCGAGAGGCTTGAGGAAGCTGGTGGAGCAACAGCTGCTCAGATTGAGATGAACAAGAAGCGCGAGGCTGAGTTCCAGAAGCTGCGACGTGACCTCGAAGAGTCCACCCTGCAGCATGAAGCTACCTCAGCATCTCTCCGCAAGAAGCAGGCCGACAGTGTTGCAGAGCTGGGAGAGCAGATCGACAACCTCCAGCGTGTCAAGCAGAAgctggaaaaagagaagagcGAGTACAAGATGGAGATTGATGACCTCTCCAGTAACATGGAGGCTGTAGCTAAATCCAAA GGCAACTTGGAAAAAATGTGCAGAACTATTGAGGACCAGCTGAGTGAGCTCAAGGCCAAAAATGATGAGCATGTTCGCCAGCTGAATGACCTTAATGGACAGAGGGCAAGACTCCAGACGGAGAATG GTGAGTTCTCCCGCCAGATTGAGGAGAAAGATGCTCTTGTTTCCCAGCTGACCAGGGGCAAACAGGCCTACACTCAGCAGATTGAGGAACTCAAGAGGCATATTGAGGAGGAAATTAAG GCCAAGAACGCCCTGGCCCACGCTGTTCAGTCAGCTCGCCATGACTGTGATCTGCTCAGAGAGCAGTatgaggaggagcaggaagCTAAAGGTGAGCTGCAGCGAGGAATGTCCAAGGCCAACAGTGAGGTGGCTCAGTGGAGAACCAAATATGAGACTGATGCTATCCAGCGCActgaggagctggaggaagccAA GAAAAAGCTTGCCCAGCGTCTGCAGGACGCTGAGGAGTCCATTGAGGCTGTGAACTCAAAGTGTGCCTCTTTGGAGAAGACCAAGCAGAGGCTACAGGGTGAGGTGGAGGACCTCATGATTGATGTAGAGAGAGCTAATAGTCTGGCTGCCAACCTTGACAAGAAGCAGAGGAACTTTGATAAG gTCCTtgcagactggaaacagaaatACGAGGAGGGCCAGTCAGAGCTGGAAGGAGCCCAGAAGGAGGCTCGCTCTCTCAGCACTGAACTGTTCAAGATGAAGAACTCTTACGAGGAGGCGCTGGATCATCTGGAGACcatgaagagagagaacaagaaccTGCAGC AGGAGATCTCAGACCTGACTGAACAGATTGGTGAGACTGGAAAGAGCATCCATGAGCTGGAGAAAGCCAAGAAGCACGTGGAGACTGAGAAGACTGAAATTCAGACAGCACTGGAGGAAGCAGAG GGTACATTGGAGCACGAGGAGGCCAAGATTCTCCGTGTTCAGCTTGAGCTTAACCAGATCAAAAGTGAGGTTGACAGGAAGCTTGCAGAAAAGGACGAGGAGATGGAGCAAATCAAGAGGAATAGCCAGAGGGTGATTGACTCCATGCAGAGCACTCTCGATGCTGAGGTCAGGAGCAGGAATGATGCCCTGAGAatcaagaagaagatggagggaGACCTGAATGAGATGGAGATTCAGCTGAGCCATGCCAACAGGCAGGCTACTGAATCCCAGAAACAACTGAGGAATGTCCAGGGACAGCTCAAG GATGCCCAACTGCACCTTGACGATGCTGTCAGAGGACATGAAGACATGAAGGAGCAGGTTGCCATGGTGGAGCGCAGGAATGGCCTGATGCTGGCTGAGATTGAGGAGCTGAGAGCCGCTctggagcagacagagagaggacgcAAAGTGGCTGAGCAGGAGTTAGTTGATGCTAGCGAGCGTGTCGGACTGCTTCACTCACAG aACACCAGTCTTATCAACACCAAGAAGAAGCTGGAGGCTGACCTTGTACATATTCAGGGTGAAGTGGATGATTCTATTCAGGAAGCAAGAAATGCTGAGGATAAAGCCAAAAAGGCTATCACTGAT GCTGCCATGATGgctgaggagctgaagaaggagCAGGACACCAGTGCTCACCTGGAGCGGATGAAGAAGAACCTGGAGGTCTCAGTCAAGGACCTGCAGCACCGTCTGGATGAGGCTGAGGCCCTCGCCATGAAGGGTGGCAAGAAGCAGCTCCAGAAACTAGAGTCAAGG GTGCGTGAGCTAGAAAGTGAAGTGGACGCCGAATCGAGACGTGGAGCTGATGCTATTAAAGGAGTCCGCAAATATGAAAGAAGAGTGAAGGAGCTGACCTACCAG ACTGAGGAGGACAAGAAGAATGTGCACAGACTTCAGGATCTGGTGGATAAGCTGCAGCTCAAAGTCAAGTCTTACAAGAGACAGGCTGAGGAGGCT GAGGAGCAGGCCAACACTCACTTGTCCAGGTACAGGAAGGTCCAGCATGAGATGGAGGAAGCTCAGGAGCGCGCTGACATCGCTGAGTCCCAGGTCAACAAGCTGAGAGCAAAGAGCCGTGATCATCATCATGGAAAG GGTGAACATGCTGAATAA